CGTGCCGGTGTTCAACGCGCTCCAGGGCACCGGCTCGGTCTACCTCGCCTGCTTCGCGGCCGGGATGCTCGGCGTGCAGATGTACAACCAGTTCGGCCAGGACACCTCCGCCTTCTGGATGGTCGCGCTCACCATCTCCTCGCCGCGCGACGCCTACCTGGAGCTGCGCGGCCGGGCCCTCGCCCTGCTGGCCGTCACCCTGCCCTACGCCACCCTCGTCACGGTCCTGACGGCGGCGCTGGTCGGCGACTGGGCCCGGCTGCCCGAGGTGCTCGGGGTGTCCTTCGCCCTGCTCGGCGCGATGCTGGCGACCGGGGCCTGGGCGTCGGCCCGCTTCCCGTACTCCATCCCGCAGGAGGGCTACAAGAACGTGGCCCCGGGACAGGCCGGGCTCGCCTGGATCGCCATCTTCGGCGGCATGCTCGCCGCGGCCCTGCTGTGCTCCCCGGTCATCGCCTTCGCCGTCTGGACCCACGTCAGCGCGACCGGCGACGGCCTCGGCTGGCTCCTCCTGCCCGCCGGCGCCTTCTACGGCACCGCCGTCACCCTCCTCGGCCTGCGCCTGTCCGCCCCTCGCACGGCATCCCGCCTCCCGGAGATCCTCACAGCGGTGAGCAAGGGCTGACACCGGGCGCCGCAGATTCCGGCAGCGGATCCGCACGCCGCCCCTTCCCTTGGCGATTCCCAGGGGAGGGGGCGCCCGACGCCCGACCCCACCAGTGTCCGGGACCGCCGCCCCGAGGCGCATGACACCACCGGCCCGCGCAAACACGCTCCAGGGCGCAGCCGCGCCGGTACGGCAACCACCGGGCGGACACCGCGACCGGGAACGGCACCCGCGCGACACCCGGGCGGAGACCGCACCGGAGGCCGGACACCGGACACAGCACCACACGACCCGCGCCCCCTCCGGGTACCGGCGCCCGGCGGGCCGAGGCGCCGTCGCATCCCCGGAGCCGGGCCGGGCCGGGCCTCCGGAGTGCGCGACTCAGGCGGCGCGGCGGGCCGTCGCGATGTGGACGCGGAAGCCGCACGGGACGCGGCCGTCCGCCGACGCCAGGGACTTCGCCCCGGTGAGGAAGTCCGCCCGGAGGGCGGCGACGGCGGCCGGTGCGAGCGGGCCGACGTCGTAGATGCCGGAGACGGCCGCCCAGACCCGCTCCGCCGGGCCGCTCAGGTCGATCTCCACGGTCTCCCAGCGCGGGGGCTCGAACCCGGCCGGGGCCAGGAGCGCGGCGAGCCCGGCGCGGCTGCGGGTCCGGCGGTCGCCCAGCGCCGGTATGCGCTGCGTCTCGGGCGCCTGCCGCCCGGCGGCGCCCAGCAGCGAGCCGAACAGTTCGTACGCCTCACCGCCCACGGCCCCGCCGCCCACCGCGCAGGCCAGCACACCGCCCGGCACGAGCACCCGGGCGGTCTCCGCGACGACCTTGTCGGCGTCGCCCATGAGCATCAGCGCGAGATGGCTGACGCAGGCGTCGAAAGCACCGTCGGAGAAGGGCAGCCGCTGTGCCCGCGCCTGGGCGAGCGCGGTCCCCGCGAGGGCCGGGCGGCGGCGGGCCAGGGCCAGCGAGTGGGGCGAGAGGTCGACGCCCGCCAGCCGTCGGTCCGGCGCGGCGGCCAGCAGCTCCAGCAGCACTCCGTCGCCGCAGCCGAGGTCGAGGACCCGGCGGCGGCCGGCCACCTGATCGGCGAGGATCGCGTAACTGGACCGCCCGTCCGGGGCCCGGCCACCGCCGAGGGCGTCGCCGGTCACGGCGGGGTGCTCGGCGTGGAAGGACCGCAGGAACTCCTCCTAAGGACCTGTCCGGCCGATCACGGCGAAGGCGCGGGGTGTGGCACGCACATCCGCCGCGTTGTCGTCGGTTGCCGACGCTCCGCGTCGACGCCCTCCTCCGCCTTGCGCCTGCACGCACCACACCCCGCTCACCCGCGCCCACAAGGCACTGTTGCCTCCCTCCACCATGACCGGCCGGACAGGTCCTGGGCGGCGGTGGAGGGGGCCGGGACGGTGGGCGTGTTCACGGGGTGAGGACCCTTTCCAGGAACGGCGAGACGGCCGCCCGCCATGCCTCGGGCTGGTCGAAGTGGACGAGGTGGCCGGCGTCGGCGACCTCCGCGTACTCGCCGAGCGGCAGGACGCGGACCATCTCCTGCGCCTCCGCGCGGCCCAGTTCGCCGTCGAGGCCGCGGACGACGAGGGCCGGGCACCGCACCTGGGCCAGTTCCTCCCAGTGCGCGTCGTACACCCAGGTCTCGCGGGAGACGAGCATCTGCTCGGGTTCGAACACGGGGCGCCAGCCGTCCGCGTCCTCGTGCATGATCTCGGCGTAGAACGCGCCGCGGGCCGGATCCGGCCGCTCCACCCAGGGATCGTCCGCGCCGAACCACTTGCGGACATCGGCGAGGGTGGCGAACGGCGTCGGCCAGGTCTTGAACCAGTCCTCCCACTCGCGCTGGGAGGCCGCGCCGAGCGCGGAGGCGCGCATGTCGCAGATGACCAGTGCGCGCACCAGGTCGGGGCGCTTGGCGGCGAGCTGCCAGGCGGTCAGCGCCCCCATGGCGTGTCCGACGAGGACGGCCGGGCCGAGACCGAGCTGCTCCACGGCCGCCTCGGCGTCCTCGACGTAGGCCTCGCGGGTGTACGCGGGCCGCGGGGGCTTCTCGCTCTGGCCGTGGCCCCGCTGGTCCAGGGCGACGGTGCGGTGCCGCTCGGCGAGCCAGCGGGCGGTCGGTGCCCAGTGGGAGGCCCGGCCCATGAGCCCGTGCAGTAACAGCACTCCGGCGCCCCCGGCACCGGCCGCCCGCGCGTGACCGGCCGCCGGGGCCTGCGGATCAGGGGGCTCGGGCGGCTCGCTGAGCTGCCGCGGCAGCCCGCCGCGGTGGGCACCGGCCCGCGCCGGTACGTACGGCCGCTCCTTCGGGGGTTCGGCGAACTCCCAGGCGGCCAGCCGTACGCCGCCCGCCCCGGTCACGTCGATACGCCGCGCCATGTGGTCCTGGCACCCCCTAGCTCTGCCCTGGCTCCGCCACGACCGCCCGCTCGCCGCCGTCCGGCAGGTCGTCCGGCAGTTCTGCCCGGTCTGTCCGTGCGCTGTCGGTGCGGGTGCGGGAGCCGTGATTCCACTTAACAGATTATCGAATACTCATTCGAAAAAGCCGCTTGCGTCACGAACACCCCTCGTTCGAGTGACCCGCCGCAAGGAATGATCGCCGCCGCCGAGGGGAGATCTTCAACGGGAGGCGGACCACTCGGGGAAAAGCGGTCCGAGGGGACGACCCTGGGAGCTCGGGGCTCCGGGTCGCACAGGGGAGGACAGGCCCCGGCGCCGCTCAGCGCCGGGGCCCTCTCCACGTCCGCGTGGTGTGCACGGTGCGCCACATCCTCCCCCACCCCCCAGCGTCATATGCCTCACGCAACAGCGTCGCACGCCGGGCTCCCGAGCGCTCCGCTTCGACGCACGAAAACCGGACGGAGACGGCCACCGGAGAGGCCCCCCGGAAGACCGGAAACGCATCGGACGACCGGACACGACGGCCGGCACGACGACCCCGGCGGACCGGACGGACGGACCGGACGGGCGGACCGGACCGTCACCCGGCCGTCCGGGCCGTCCGGACCGGCGGACCGGCCGGATCAGCGCTTGGCGACGAAGACGTGCGAGGCGACCTCCGACTCCAGCTCCGCCGCCTCACCCCCGCTGCCCACCAGCACACCGCCCGCCGACTCGGTCACGCTCACCACCGAGCCGGGCTGCACACCCGCGCGCCGCAACGTGTACATCAGCTGCGCGTCCGTCTGGATCGGCTCCCCGATCCGGCGCACCACGACCGTCTTCCCCTCGGCGCCCGGATCCAGCTCGCTCAGCGCGACCAGACCCGCGTCCAGGAACGGGTCCGCGCCGTCCTTCTCGCCCAGCTCCTCAAGACCCGGGATCGGATTGCCGTACGGCGACTCGGTCGGATGCCGCAGCAGCTCCAGCACCCGGCGCTCCACCGCCTCGCTCATCACATGCTCCCAGCGGCACGCCTCGGCGTGCACCTGCTCCCACTCCAGGCCGATCACGTCGACCAGCAGACACTCCGCCAGCCGGTGCTTGCGCATCACGCGCGTGGCCAGCCTGCGGCCCTCGTCCGTCAGCTCCAGATGACGGTCCGCGGCCACCGAGACGAGGCCGTCCCGCTCCATCCGCGCGACCGTCTGGCTCACGGTCGGCCCACTCTGGTCCAGGCGCTCCGCGATCCGGGCGCGCATGGGGACGACGCCTTCCTCCTCCAGCTCGAGGATGGTGCGGAGATACATCTCCGTGGTGTCGATCAG
The sequence above is drawn from the Streptomyces sp. SAT1 genome and encodes:
- a CDS encoding class I SAM-dependent methyltransferase; the protein is MTGDALGGGRAPDGRSSYAILADQVAGRRRVLDLGCGDGVLLELLAAAPDRRLAGVDLSPHSLALARRRPALAGTALAQARAQRLPFSDGAFDACVSHLALMLMGDADKVVAETARVLVPGGVLACAVGGGAVGGEAYELFGSLLGAAGRQAPETQRIPALGDRRTRSRAGLAALLAPAGFEPPRWETVEIDLSGPAERVWAAVSGIYDVGPLAPAAVAALRADFLTGAKSLASADGRVPCGFRVHIATARRAA
- a CDS encoding alpha/beta fold hydrolase, whose translation is MARRIDVTGAGGVRLAAWEFAEPPKERPYVPARAGAHRGGLPRQLSEPPEPPDPQAPAAGHARAAGAGGAGVLLLHGLMGRASHWAPTARWLAERHRTVALDQRGHGQSEKPPRPAYTREAYVEDAEAAVEQLGLGPAVLVGHAMGALTAWQLAAKRPDLVRALVICDMRASALGAASQREWEDWFKTWPTPFATLADVRKWFGADDPWVERPDPARGAFYAEIMHEDADGWRPVFEPEQMLVSRETWVYDAHWEELAQVRCPALVVRGLDGELGRAEAQEMVRVLPLGEYAEVADAGHLVHFDQPEAWRAAVSPFLERVLTP
- a CDS encoding metal-dependent transcriptional regulator, which codes for MSGLIDTTEMYLRTILELEEEGVVPMRARIAERLDQSGPTVSQTVARMERDGLVSVAADRHLELTDEGRRLATRVMRKHRLAECLLVDVIGLEWEQVHAEACRWEHVMSEAVERRVLELLRHPTESPYGNPIPGLEELGEKDGADPFLDAGLVALSELDPGAEGKTVVVRRIGEPIQTDAQLMYTLRRAGVQPGSVVSVTESAGGVLVGSGGEAAELESEVASHVFVAKR